In Bombus pyrosoma isolate SC7728 linkage group LG2, ASM1482585v1, whole genome shotgun sequence, a genomic segment contains:
- the LOC122577638 gene encoding fibrillin-1-like isoform X3 → MIRFVDLCAIFFLLLVIRLEQFSLQKREALFSEARMEAEFEKCCGLGTSWALEGLRCEKFTGPVSGVPTVEQGLCLEAVDICCVRAYHEEQCKKGKLDAHAGLACVSDTKSKRSGPGDYHRDCCEACKLGILTGSMGQGCAFKKFTFGNPWDPAFLECCYEASPSTTSTSTTDLTKATSFSETTDTESTSSPSTSTSSLSTETLASTSFSQSLPTPPLDDICQLMKGLLCSDICVPTPGSYYCKCYEGFTLLEDGKTCSQDLPTDRCKSSNPCEQRCTDNGVAVTCSCNPDYVLAKDKRSCLPKSSENKSTIPEDDNEFSSLCPTGYRYNATNQVCDDVNECIEKGACPGHCENNIGSYTCTSKHKLGYEEDTCPPGYQWEAATGFCTDIDECLVLSKPCSGKKNFCVNTQGSFSCLEMKGIKSCPAGFKFNKLSQQCEDVNECVEGIHSCLEDTEECRNIDGAYECDVKCDEGFTYSVNLGTCIDVDECSGSNNPCLSSNTTCKNVVGGYECLSPNHSESPFSNDKSLICPAGYKPINDSMEACIDVDECKEQLHSCENTEQCVNDIGSYRCELLSHQDANLRGKVEDTHAYSYKRGHKLLSSIFPIVNETRNCERGFIFDQRSLDCIDVDECSNGSSNCGIGEQCINFKGGYRCSPVCPSGFQLYNNSYYSSKEFCQDINECALGLHSCNASTQFCVNTNGSYICEAFTTTTTTTTTSSTTINRLLDIKKNHIMQNMDDHVFSEPCKLGYARDIKSGECVDIDECAASLSCRDYEQCHNSPGSFMCLPLCTTGWYFNTATKSCQDVDECLLGRHDCPQGTHKCVNTNGSFLCKLIPPCSSGYNRSFNGSCVDIDECLENLHTCRLELHEYCVNKNGSFECLTRLPSCPSGYQYSLTTKRCEDIDECVHGQNKCDTRLFEKCFNLPGTYRCEKPTSFKQRQRQKPACPSGFRYHPRLRRCTDIDECAEGLDSCIGEVCYNQPGGYSCATPPKPRIRKPPTTALPAPSSKKCIPGTKFVNNRCVDIDECREIDDACSSNEDCINTMGSYMCECRIGFRRENLTQACVDINECQTQEDSCLQGQRCDNTIGSYTCTRYLSCGTGYTLNAATEICEDDDECLLGTHDCGPGYQCRNTLGSYRCDRNPRMPGPQARIDIPTTLMTTTTSKSTSTSTFTSTSISTAVTPTSLTTPGKGTYSCLRGFEAGSGGKCVDIDECQKDPNICGRTMRCINTLGSYRCVFKVICSNGFTLDPTSGQYCVDIDECANGTHECTPDQTCENRVGGYVCTCPPGHVAGPNKDCVDIDECSLYNVCGPNSQCENTVGSFRCNCESGFENIGGFAGGNCQDIDECQRTPGLCQHMCFNVWGNYRCACKPGFRLNADNRSCTDVDECTEFKNNNLCVGICENTPGSYACKCPDGYKLGLNGRTCEDIDECQAGPVCRGADEICHNTRGGYRCNKINCPVGYHRDHERKK, encoded by the exons ATGATCCGATTCGTCGATCTATGTGcgattttctttctacttCTGGTCATTCGGTTGGAGCAATTTTCTCTACAAAAGCGAG AGGCGTTGTTCAGCGAAGCTAGGATGGAAgcagaatttgaaaaatgctgTGGGCTTGGTACTTCGTGGGCTTTGGAAGGCCTAAGGTGTGAAAAGTTCACAGGACCGGTGTCTGGAGTGCCGACAGTCGAACAAGGTCTTTGCTTAGAGGCTGTAGACATTTGTTGCGTGAGAGCGTATCACGAGGAACAATgcaagaaaggaaaattagaTGCGCATGCTGGTTTAGCGTGTGTTTCTGATACCAAAAGTAAACGTTCAGGGCCGGGTGATTATCACCGTGACTGTTGCGAAGCTTGTAAACTGG GTATTTTAACTGGATCTATGGGACAAGGATGcgcttttaagaaatttacatttggGAATCCATGGGATCCTGCATTTTTGGAATGTTGTTACGAAGCGTCACCGAGTACAACATCAACTTCTACCACAGATCTTACAAAGGCAACGTCGTTCAGTGAGACTACCGATACTGAATCAACTTCATCTCCATCAACATCGACTTCTTCATTATCTACTGAAACATTGGCTTCGACATCTTTTTCACAATCGCTACCTACACCTC CATTAGATGACATCTGTCAACTTATGAAGGGATTATTGTGTTCTGACATTTGTGTCCCTACGCCAGGATCTTATTATTGCAAATGTTACGAAGGCTTTACTCTACTAGAAGATGGAAAAACTTGTAGTCAAGACTTACCTACTGACAG ATGCAAATCGAGCAATCCATGTGAACAACGCTGCACGGACAATGGAGTTGCAGTTACGTGTAGCTGCAATCCTGATTACGTACTGGCGAAGGATAAACGTTCTTGTTTACCTAAATCATCGGAAAACAAAAGTACAATTCCTGAGGATGATAACGAGTTTTCATCTCTTTGTCCCACTGGTTATCGTTACAATGCTACCAATCAAGTGTGTGACG ACGTGAACGAGTGTATAGAAAAAGGAGCATGTCCTGGTCACTGCGAGAATAATATAGGATCTTACACGTGCACGTCTAAACATAAACTTGGGTACGAAGAGGATACTTGTCCTCCTGGATACCAGTGGGAGGCCGCTACAGGCTTTTGTACAG ATATCGATGAGTGTCTTGTATTATCGAAACCATGCTccggaaagaaaaatttttgtgTTAACACCCAAGGCAGTTTTAGCTGTCTAGAAATGAAGGGAATAAAATCTTGTCCCGCTggatttaaattcaataaattgtCACAGCAATGCGAAg ATGTGAATGAATGTGTAGAAGGCATTCATAGCTGTTTGGAAGATACAGAAGAATGTCGTAATATCGATGGTGCTTACGAATGTGATGTAAAATGTGATGAAGGATTTACTTACAGTGTTAATTTGGGTACCTGCATAG ATGTGGATGAATGCTCTGGCTCTAATAATCCTTGTCTAAGTTCAAATACCACCTGCAAAAATGTGGTAGGTGGTTATGAATGCTTGTCTCCGAATCATTCTGAATCTCCGTTTTCAAATGATAAGTCATTGATTTGTCCTGCGGGATATAAGCCGATAAATGATTCCATGGAAGCATGTATCGATGTGGACGAATGTAAAGAACAATTGCATTCGTGTGAAAATACAGAACAATGTGTTAATGACATAGGTAGTTATAG aTGCGAACTATTAAGTCACCAAGATGCGAATTTACGTGGAAAGGTTGAAGATACTCATGCTTATTCGTATAAAAGGGGACATAAATTACTAAGTTCAATCTTTCCAATTGTTAATGAAACAAGGAATTGCGAGAGAGGTTTCATATTTGATCAACGAAGTCTAGATTGTATCG ATGTCGATGAATGTAGCAATGGTTCATCAAATTGTGGAATCGGTGAAcaatgtataaatttcaaaggTGGATATAGATGTTCTCCAGTATGTCCGTCTGGTTTTCAGTTGTATAACAATAGTTATTACTCGAGTAAAGAATTTTGTCAAGATATAAACGAGTGTGCACTTGGATTACATTCTTGTAATGCATCGACTCAGTTCTGTGTTAATACGAACGGTTCTTATATCTGTGAAGCATttacaacaacaacaacaacaacaacaacaagttCAACAACAATTAACAGGCTATTAGATATTAAGAAGAACCACATAATGCag aatatgGATGATCACGTATTTTCGGAACCGTGTAAACTCGGATATGCTAGAGATATAAAAAGCGGAGAATGTGTCGACATTGATGAGTGCGCAGCAAGTCTGAGTTGTCGAGACTACGAGCAATGTCATAATAGCCCAGGCAGTTTTATGTGTTTACCACTATGTACCACTGGCTGGTATTTTAATACAGCGACAAAGAGTTGTCAAGATGTCGACGAGTGTCTTTTAGGCAGACACGATTGTCCACAGGGCACTCATAAATGCGTTAACACAAACGGTTCCTTTTTGTGCAAGTTAATTCCACCTTGCAGCAGCGGTTACAATCGATCTTTCAATGGTAGCTGCGTCGATATCGACGAGTGTTTGGAAAACCTGCACACTTGTCGATTAGAATTACATGAGTATTGTGTTAATAAAAACGGCAGCTTCGAATGTTTGACTAGGTTACCATCTTGCCCATCGGGTTATCAATACTCTTTAACTACTAAACGATGCGAAGATATCGACGAATGCGTTCATGGCCAAAACAAATGTGATACTAGACTTTTTGAAAAATGCTTCAATCTACCTGGAACTTACAG ATGTGAAAAACCTACATCGTTTAAGCAGCGTCAACGTCAGAAACCTGCTTGTCCTTCCGGTTTCAGATATCATCCTCGATTAAGAAGGTGCACAG ATATCGACGAATGCGCGGAAGGTTTGGACTCTTGCATAGGTGAAGTTTGCTATAATCAACCGGGTGGTTATAGTTGCGCAACACCTCCGAAGCCGAGAATCAGGAAACCGCCTACGACAGCCTTACCAGCACCGTCAAGCAAAAAGTGTATCCCTGGAACGAAATTCGTCAATAATCGTTGTGTCGACATCGACGAATGTAGGGAAATAGATGATGCGTGTAGTAGCAACGAGGACTGCATTAATACCATGGGAAGCTACATGTGCGAATGCAGAATTGGTTTTAGGCGTGAGAATTTAACTCAAGCCTGTGTGGACATTAACGAATGTCAAACGcag GAAGATAGTTGTTTGCAAGGTCAAAGGTGCGATAATACTATAGGTAGCTACACTTGCACTCGATACCTATCGTGTGGTACAGGATATACTCTGAATGCCGCCACTGAGATCTgcgaagacgacgacgagtGTCTACTCGGTACACACGACTGCGGACCGGGTTATCAATGTAGGAACACACTTGGCTCTTATCGATGCGATCGTAACCCACGTATGCCGGGACCACAGGCTCGTATTGATATCCCAACGACGCTAATGACAACCACGACCAGTAAATCAACATCCACATCCACATTCACATCCACATCCATATCTACAGCCGTTACTCCTACTTCATTAACTACCCCGGGAAAGGGAACGTATAGTTGTCTACGTGGATTTGAGGCTGGTTCTGGAGGAAAATGCGTGGATATAGACGAATGTCAGAAAGATCCGAACATTTGTGGCAGAACAATGCGATGTATCAACACTCTTGGATCTTATAG gTGTGTATTCAAAGTAATATGCAGTAATGGGTTTACTTTGGATCCAACATCAGGGCAATATTGTGTTGACATAGATGAATGCGCGAATGGTACTCACGAATGTACTCCGGATCAAACATGTGAAAATAGAGTAGGTGGTTATGTTTGTACTTGTCCACCAGGACACGTTGCTGGACCCAATAAAGACTGTGTTGATATCGACGAATGCAGTCTTTATAATGTATGTGGACCAAACAGTCAATGCGAAAACACTGTCGGTTCTTTTCGATGCAACTGCGAAAGTggttttgaaaatattggtGGTTTTGCTGGCGGTAATTGTCAA GATATTGACGAGTGCCAAAGGACCCCTGGTTTGTGTCAACATATGTGTTTCAACGTGTGGGGTAATTACAGATGTGCCTGTAAACCCGGATTCAGGTTAAACGCTGATAATCGTTCTTGCACAGACGTCGATGAATGTACAGAGTTCAAAAATAACAACTTGTGTGTAGGAATTTGTGAAAATACACCAGGAAGTTATGCTTGTAAATGTCCAGATGGTTACAAACTCGGACTTAACGGCCGTACTTGCGAAG ATATCGACGAGTGTCAGGCAGGACCTGTCTGTAGAGGAGCAGATGAAATTTGTCACAACACTAGAGGTGGTTAtcgttgcaataaaataaactgtCCCGTGGGATATCACCGTGAtcatgaaagaaaaaagtaa